DNA from Phaeobacter gallaeciensis DSM 26640:
AGGTCAGTATCCGATAAAAGCTGACCACATTCGATACTACGAAGACAATCACTTCGCACCGATTGATGCTGCGAGGGGAACCCATTTGCTTCCTTATCCGCCTCTCGAACATGAGCGGAAGAAAACCAAAGTGGCAAAGCTGAGCAACTTGTCTGGATCAAAGCCATCGCAACCGCCGACCGAGGATCAGCGCCGTGCAATTCTCAAGGAAGCCGAGGCCGGATTTGCAAGTATTTCGGCTGCCGCGAAAAAACGACGCCGCCCGCCATCGCGCAAACCTGGTCGGCGTTCTGGCGAGAATGCTCCAGATGCGGTTAAGGATGTTGTAGCCGAGGTTCAGAGCAGGATGGATAGTAGGGCCGATGAAGCAGCCACGACTTGACAAACCGGCCTTTCAAGAAAGGCAGAGACTTTTGCTGGCTGAGCAACAGGCGAGGGGTATTCCGCTCATTCAACGCCGTTCTGACGGTGTTTATGTTGCGCGTTCTAAAAGCGGTCGAGAAGAAGCACGACCATACCGCGATCGGTCGGACAACGCGCCATACAAATGACAGAACAACCGCTTTTGATTGTGGTTGCTGGTCCCAACGGATCGGGAAAGTCCACCCTCACAGCTTCGGGGCTGGCCGGTGACGCTCCGGTAATTGATCCCGATGCAATTGCTCGCAGCTTGAATCCCGATAATCCAGCCGCCGCAGCTGTTTCGGCGGGCAAAGAAGCCCTTTCTCAACAGCAAGACGCCATCGAAAACAAACAGACCTTCGCCGTGGAAACCACGCTTTCGGGCAACGGGCCGCTTCGTCTTATGGAGCAAGCCCAAGAAGCCGGCTACGAAGTTCAGCTGCACTATGTTCGTGTCGGCACGCCAGAAGCTAACATAGATCGGATCTCGCAACGTGTGGCCGATGGCGGCCATTTTGTACCCGATGAAGATGTTGCCCGTCGCTATGAGCGATCTATGGAAAACCTTCCCAAGGCAATTTCTCTCTCTGATTCATCGACACTCTATGACAATTCCGGCGAAGTAGCGGAACCGGTAGCGGAGCTAAGTCGAGAGAGCTTTCAGTTTTCCGAGAATGCGCCTCGCTGGGCGGTGAGAGCTGGATATGAGGGGGCGAAAGAATACTATGCCCAGGCTGAGACAGATACGGAATTTCGGGATGCAGCTTTGCGGCAGGCGGAAGCCACGGTTGCTGCCGGGGCCTTGTCAGAAGACGAGCTTGAACAATTGAAGCAGGATCTTCTAACCGATCCGACCCCTGATCTGGATAATGACCATGGGCTTTGAACTAACTCCAACCGCAATTCCACCTGGTTAAGAAAACAACGCACAAATCTCTGAAATCACACGATCACGAACACTTGCGACTTCATAGAGAACATCGTGTCTTGCGTTGGGGATCAGTTCGAATTTTCCGCGTGACCATCGAGACATTCGGTCTTCTACTGCCGGGATAGCTACAATGCTATCTTCGGCACCGCAGAATGTGATGCACGGAACATCAGGCGACGCGATCTTAGACAACGCCTTTGTTTCCTTGAGCGTTTGATACAGCCAGCCCATGCTTGGTCCACCGACTTGCTGATCCTCCAGGTTTTCCGAAACGCTCTGATAATAGCGATAGCTGCTTTCGTCGTGGGTCAGCCGGTTTTCATCAAATGGGGTCGTCAGCACATAGCTTTCCCCGCGTGTGCCCGGTGCATAGGCATGACCCTTGCCGATGAGCTGGGCAGTCCATGTCAGAGGCCAGGCCGCGAACCGCTGAAACGCTGATAGATTTATGTCCCACAACGGCGCGGAGAACGCACATGCCGACATGGGCAAACCCTCTGACAGCGCGCGAAGGCCGACACAGGCCCCTAATGAATGCCCGAACAGAAACCAAGGCTTCGGAACGTCCAGCGCTTCGGCGGCTTTGAGCATTGCCGACACGTCTTTCTGATAGTCGGAATATCTGTCAACATGGCCCAACATGCGATCTTCATCAGCTCGATCCGAAAGCCCCTGACCACGCCAGTCAATCGCGAAAGCTGAATATCCTTGCGATTGAAGCGCCTCGACCGCCCGGCCATACTTTTCGATGTTCTCCGTTCGTCCCTGGAACACAAACACCGTGCCTTTCGCGGCATCTTCGGACGGCCAGTGGGCAACGCGGAGTCGCACATTATCGTCAGTGTTAATCCAATACGCATTCACATTGCGCGGACCCTCTGCCACTTCAGGGAAGAATGGGGCCTTTTCCATCACGGTAGTACGATTCATGTTTGCCTTTCATATCGGGAATGCTGACCCCAAGGGGAGGCAGGTTTGGTGAGCAAGTATCCTGTTACGACCAAGGTAAAAAGCAGGAAGATCGAAAATCCGGGTACGGCGCCGATAAGGAAATAGCTGATCACCAACAACGCCATGCTGCCATCCATGATAGCCCAGGGTGAAAAAAAGCGACGGTCGATCTGGTTTACTTCAAGACGCCCCATCATCCATCGTATCTTGATCGAGGCGTTCGCGAAGACGCCAACAATCGCCAGCAAGCAAAAGAAGCTATAGTAAAACCCTGGAGCGATCCCGAACGACAATTTTCGCGATCCGGCATAATGGTGGGTTTCAAACAGCGATTGAACATCAGCTACAAGCCATGTGATTAGGTTGCTGCTATCAGATTGCAGAAAGCTTGATTGGAGCTTC
Protein-coding regions in this window:
- a CDS encoding zeta toxin family protein, with the protein product MTEQPLLIVVAGPNGSGKSTLTASGLAGDAPVIDPDAIARSLNPDNPAAAAVSAGKEALSQQQDAIENKQTFAVETTLSGNGPLRLMEQAQEAGYEVQLHYVRVGTPEANIDRISQRVADGGHFVPDEDVARRYERSMENLPKAISLSDSSTLYDNSGEVAEPVAELSRESFQFSENAPRWAVRAGYEGAKEYYAQAETDTEFRDAALRQAEATVAAGALSEDELEQLKQDLLTDPTPDLDNDHGL
- a CDS encoding alpha/beta hydrolase, with amino-acid sequence MNRTTVMEKAPFFPEVAEGPRNVNAYWINTDDNVRLRVAHWPSEDAAKGTVFVFQGRTENIEKYGRAVEALQSQGYSAFAIDWRGQGLSDRADEDRMLGHVDRYSDYQKDVSAMLKAAEALDVPKPWFLFGHSLGACVGLRALSEGLPMSACAFSAPLWDINLSAFQRFAAWPLTWTAQLIGKGHAYAPGTRGESYVLTTPFDENRLTHDESSYRYYQSVSENLEDQQVGGPSMGWLYQTLKETKALSKIASPDVPCITFCGAEDSIVAIPAVEDRMSRWSRGKFELIPNARHDVLYEVASVRDRVISEICALFS